A single genomic interval of Pseudochaenichthys georgianus chromosome 3, fPseGeo1.2, whole genome shotgun sequence harbors:
- the LOC117441885 gene encoding uncharacterized protein: MVSGEPHRCEERIIQDVKLRIDPRDEPMSHAENLFTDGCCFRHPTNGLQAAYAVVGQTAEGQFEERATGKLTGKVSAQLAEVMGVIAAFELSKEKELIADDKIQRELDGTTRNLKVFQEVSALLSERGFSRTFQQCREKLKKLKSEYRAVKDHNGRSGSDRKSWKWFDLLDAIYGHRPANVGREGGLDSATALLESLHDDAIVTSEEEQSRTPGGGSVPSSTSERISTRPQTPAEEESTPTPSAITTPQRVVLGKRKRGGDEHLAQQARHHEQSLAQVDRHWQLTMEAVARTREEEMALRREENAQTHAFNLAFLRTLGQVLGGSRRGPSPQEDEPPL; the protein is encoded by the exons ATGGTTAGCGGAGAACCCCATAGGTGTGAGGAAAGAATCATCCAGGATGTGAAGCTAAGAATAGATCCCAGAGACGAGCCTATGTCACATGCAGAAAACTTGTTCACAGACGGCTGTTGTttcagacaccccaccaacgGGCTCCAAGCGgcctacgcagtggtgggtcaaacagcggAGGGACAGTTTGAGGAAAGAGCAACAGGAAAATTAACAGGGAAAGTCTCAGCACAGTTGGCAGAAGTAATGGGAGTCATTGCAGCATTCGAGCTATCAAAAGAGAAAGAG TTAATTgcagatgataaaatccagcgggagctcgacggcacAACTCGCAACCTAAAAGTTTTTCAGGAGGTCTCTGCACTGTTGTCCGAACGCGGATTCTCAAGGACTTTCcagcagtgtagggaaaaacTGAAAAAGCTTAAGAGTGAGTATAGAGCCGTGAAGGACCACAACGGCCGGAGTGGTTCCGATAGGAAAAGCTGGAAGTGGTTCGACCTGTTGGACGCTATTTATGGCCATAGACCGGCCAacgttgggagggagggaggcctggactctgcaaccgcgttactggagtccctgcatg atgatgcCATTGTGACTAGTGAGGAGGAACAGTCCCGAACACCGGGTggtggcagtgttccgtcctcAACATCAGAACGGATCTCAACTCGACCACAGACACCAGCCGAGGAGGAATCGACACCAAcgccgagtgccatcacgacaccgcagcgtgtggttctag gcaagaggaaacgaggaggagacgAGCACCTAGCACAGCAGGCACGGCACCATGAACAGAGCCTGGCCCAGGTGGATCGGCACTGGCAGCTGACCATGGAGGCTGTTGCCCGGACGAGGGAGGAGGAAATggccttgagaagggaggagaaCGCTCAAACTCATGCGTTTAACCTAGCCTTCCTGCGCACTCTCGGCCAGGTTCTAGggggcagccgacgtggcccgtctcctcaGGAAGACGAACCACCTCTGTAA